A segment of the Panicum hallii strain FIL2 chromosome 1, PHallii_v3.1, whole genome shotgun sequence genome:
AAATCCACACTATAGAAATCTAGATCTAGCTAGAGGTAAGAGAGCTCCATTTGAGACTTAAAACTACCCAAAGTGCTTAGAAAAGATATGAGATTAGCATCAACTTACCTCCTAGAGCCCTCAACTCGAAGGAAATCAAGTTTAAAACCTCacctcccctttttcttttcttggaTTTTCGGGCAGCACCTCTCCCGAACGAGCAATGGGTtgtcgggaggaggaagaaggtttGCACCCAGATTTTTATAGGTATTTTTAGGGGCAGGTGACGACACtacccacccctaaaaatacATTTCCAAGGGCGGCGGGCGCCATCACCCACCTCTAAAAATACACcgcattttcaggggcgggtgatggcgccaCCTGCCCCTGAAAATTCCAactttaggggcgggtgacgccgtcacccacccctaaaaatgAGGCTAAAGATGCATTTCTAAGGGCAGGTCAACTGATACAGTAACCCCGCTTCTTTTGTACGAATGGGTTACATTTTGACCCGCCCATGGAAAAAAATAGGGCGTTGCTACGAATCATTTTTTGTAGTGAAAACAAAAGTTGAAGAAACAAAACCAAaatgaaaaaagaaaaatcatTAAGTATATTGAATTGAAAATACACTAAAGAAAATAGAGAAAGAAATTGAACACAACTAGCTAGTAGACAAAGAAAAAACAGACTATGCAAACAATTATGCTATATAAGGTAAGCTTGTACTTGAGGGCACGAAAAAAAACACCTGCTCTAACCATGTATTTTCTATGGTCCCAGAACTAATTGGATTTAGGGAATGTGCCCATTGCTCCGCTATATGCTTCTCTGATCCTCTGCCTCTCCTCCATGGAATCACACTAGCTGATAGGGATGGGGGGATCGGAGGGGGCATGTGCATCCCTTCCTACTAGCAAGGCGGAACATAGCATCCGCGCTTGCATTGGATTCGTGACTAGTGGCATGCTTTCCGAAAAGACTATGGAGAACGTGTAGTTGATAGTAATGCTGCTAAATGCAATCAAATTTTTCTTTGTTGTTTGATATCGAGGAAACTGATCTACGTTGCGGGAAAAGAATCAACCGAATTTTCCCGTTTCAGAAATATGCACTGCTTTAGCCTCAACATTCAATTGGCTATGGAAAAAAATAAATGCTGTAATTCTAAAGAAAATCAGCTGATTACAGTCAAAGTAAGGAATAATTATTTCCACGCTAGATACTGCGAATTTGCATGACCCTGACTTTGACATTATCAGCGACATAGGTGGACCAATGTGCATTGATACACCGATGGCAAATAAAAAGGGATGATACTGTGAATTTCTTCATGGACAAAGAAGGAAGTGTCCCAGGCCAGCTAGCGCGGACGAACACCCCGGATATCCTGCTGGCCTCACGGACGATGAACAAGTAACGTAATCGACATGGCTTGCCGTTCCGCCGGCAGAGATAGATGGGCGGCGTGCACTAGCAGACCACCTTGCAGAAGCACTTCCTGGTGGCGCCGTGCATCTTGCACTCGCCGCTGGGGAAGTTCTCCGACTTGCACACGCTGGCGCAGTTCTCGCTGCTGAAGCACATGCCCTTGAACGTGTGGCTCTGCGACAGGCAGTGCGTCTCATCTGCGACGACCCTCGCAGTCACCGTCTCTGCAGCACAAAGATCTGATATGGTTATTAGGTATACATGAAATGACAAACACTTTGATCGTCAACACCAAGAACTGATGGTCACCACCTGtcgcgacgaggaggaggacgacgaagaCGACGGGTGCGGCCATGCTGCGGGACAGCGCCATCTCCTTTACCCAAAACTGAGCGACAGGCACTGCAAGCTTGATGATGTGGAAGATGGACTTTGTGGGACGAACCGGAGATGGGTCTATAAAAAGTGCTAAGATTAGCAAGCAGTGTTTAATTTTGGAAGGGATAAATATAACAGCGGGAATATGCATGGACAGTCACAGAATGcatggctgctgctgctgcagatcAGGGATGGCCATTGAATTATTATTGGCTCCTTCAGACACGGCTGTTGGATTTTGAACTGTGTCCATAGAATAATTGAACGACGGTGGAGCTGTGGATGCTAGCCTGCTTGGGAGAGGGATGCCACTACACGCCAGGGCGCACAAGTATACTTCAACAGCTGCACGCAAAGTATTCAGATAAATTTCTGTAATTTTGAGAAAATGGGGAAAAGATGCATGCGTTTATGTCACTGCAGAAACATGCATGCCATCATTGTTACATCTACAATGGAGACACGCGCATACCTTAACATCCTTCTCTTTTCTAACAAGAGTAAATTCCACCCACCATACATCAAATTATATGGTTGTATCATTTTAGTCCAATAAATTGCAAAATGCGCCAACAAATACATAAACTTATCAAATATGTGTAACATTGTGTATTTTGCCTTGGTGGCAGGCTGCATGGACTTTAGCTTAGATCTCAACTATTAGTTTTAAGCAGGTGGAAAGGTCAAAAGGTAAAGTTGACATTCCTATGCCCTTTCAAGGGTCTTCAATCTCTAGCTCCTTCATTCCTACAACGTAGTGCATCGGCAGATTGGCCTTAGTGGCAGCCTAATAGTTGGTGCAGCGAACCTCCACTCCTCACGGCCCGAACAGAGACTATTTTGAGCTCTTGCCGTATGTCGGTGTGGGCCACCCACGCCGAGCAAACCATTGCGCTTGTTCATCCGGAGCCGCTCTTAGGTCCCTACTTGCGCCATTGCTGAGTCACAAGCAACATTATACAAAAGGATCAATGTGGCCGAGAGCCCTCTCACGATAATGCAACTATCCTTCTCGTGTTGACAACACCAGGACGCCGCCAAATTTTGTTTTGTCAGCAAAACATCCAGATAGATAGGTACATCTAAGAGCTGCTAGGGTGAATcctttttttttgcgaggaacAAGGGTGAATCCTTTTAATTGAAAGTGAGAAAAACATTCGTGTAAGAAGCAATGTAAAAACCCACTATTGAAAGAATAAAAATGTTGCAGAAATTGTGTAAGGCCATGCACCACAGGTTAACAGCCCCCTCACTTTTCTCCTGTTACCACCATTTATTGACATGCTGATAAATTTTGGTGACACATTCAACCAACTCCCTCTATCCCTAATTTTTTTCTGTGATTGAAAATTTTCCCACAACTTTATCATTGTTACCCCATTTAGTATGCACATGTGCACGCAGAAGTCAATTAGCGCTGAATATGGCAAATAAAGAGGGGCAAGCAATGTCATTTCACACTTTTGCTAATTGTTTTGAGTTTTCTAGAGTGACTTTCTTTTAGGGGCGGAGGGAGTAAACTTTTCTATAAGATAACTATGCCCATATCTCTGAATGTATCTCAATTACAagttctctttttttctttatgTTGCAGTTCTTCAATGCTGATATTAGTTAATCATCTTTTTAGACAAAAGGTTCTCGGCCTGGCTTTTTATAGAAAGCAGAATGTTTAACTGGGGATACCAGTTTTACAAAAGACAAGCACTGTGATCTCACGATCAACTGAGTAGCACTGATGCAAACTCACTCACGCACCCTCTAAAGAAAATTAGACAACAAGCTAGACAAAGGTAAGGGGATGTTTGGATCGCAAGGGCTAAAATTTAGCTATCATATTATATGTTTCGATGCCAATTAGGAGCATTAAACATGAGCTAAATATAAAACTAATGGAGAAGCCTAGGGCTAATTCgaaagatgaatctattaagcctaattaatccataattgacacatatttactgtagcatcacatgggctaattatggattaattaggcttaatagattcgtctcacgaATTAGCTTAGGGgttatgtaattagttttatcattagtctatatttaatactcctaattagcaATTACATATTTGATGTGACAGAGCTAAAGTTTATattagccccccccccccccccccccgatccAAACATCACCTAAATCAGCTAGACCGCCAAGACTCGATGTGAAGTTTCAAGCGCTGGACTTCTGAGTTGATTCCAAGCCTTCCATCTTCCACCTCCAGAATGGCCCACCTCTGCGTAAAGAAAATTACACAAAACACCCCTACATTAGGAGAAGAAACTACAACATTGTTAAAAACAAAGTCATTTCTAATCAGCCAGGGGCTCCAAGCAATACAtccaaacaaaaagaaaagaaaagagaatcTGATTCCTCTCTATTTTTTCCCTCTATAAAGTGTTCTTGCCAATCGCACACACTGACAGGTGAGCAAGGCCAGCCAAACCCATCTCTACAGACACACCAAATAAACTGCGCCATCGTGCATCTAAAGATAATATGATCAGTTGTTTCCGGTCGCCCACACATTTTGCAATCAAGGTCTCCAGGCCAGTTTCTTTTTCGTAGTTGTTCAGCAGACTGAACCTTATTGTCGCAGACTTGCCACAAAAAGATCTTGATCTTAAGAGGGAGCTTGGCTTTCCACACCCCCTGCATCCATATATTGTGCATACCGGGGAAAAACATCTCTTTATAAAGCAATTTAGATGAGAAAATCCCTATTTTTTCCAGGCACCAAAAACCCGAGTCAGCTCATGGTATGAAAATGACCCCATCAATCAACTCAGTTAATTCCTCCCACTCATCTACTTCCAGACTCCCAAAATTCCTTCTAAAGGTGAGATTAAGGTCTCCTGAGAACAAAACATCATGCACAGACCAATCATGTTGATGGCAGATCTGGAACAAGTTAGGGAACTTAATTTTCAGAGGACAATCTTCAATCCACACCTCTTTCCAGAACCTGGCTTTTTTCCCATCACCAGCCTACTAAGCCTTTCCCTCTAGAGCAGAAATCTCCTGCTTCTACTAAGCCTTTCCAAAATAGAAAACACACACTATTTTTACTGTTGAAGAAGCCTTTCCCTCTCAGGTACCTCCTTCTCAACAGGTTGCAACAGATAGTGTCCTCTCCATTCTCCAGTTTGTAAACCATTTGGCTAGTAAGCATTTGTTCATGATTCTGGTGTTTGTGAAACCCAGACCACCAGCCTTTTTTGGTCTCATGAGGAGATCCCAGTTAGCCATATAATATCTCCTCTTTAAATTAGGCCCATGCCAGAAAAATTGGATCTCAGTGTGTCCATCTTGTAGTGAGATTCCTCAGGTAAAGGGTAAACAACCATTATGTAGTTTGGTATAGAACTGAGACATGATTCTATCAGCATcatccccccaccccccccccccccccccccatagAGAGAGTAGCACTCTGCCAGGTAGGGACTCTTCTCTCCACTTTTTGGTGAACATAGGCTAGATCAGAGGAAAACATACGGTGATCACTGACCATAACACCTAGATATTTCATAGGGAAGGACCCTACATTACAGTTGAGCATCTCTGCCACCCTCCTCTGATCCTCCTCAGCAGCACCTAGCACATATACCTCACTCTTTTCAAAATTAATTTTCAACCCTGACATAATTTCAAAACAATACAACAAGAATTTTGTATGGATAATAGAATTGTCATCCATCTCCATGAAGATGATTGTGTCATCAGCGTATTGTAGGTGCGTAACCTGCCCTCTATCAAATCTGGCACAACCCTCTGACTTCATTTGCCTCTCTAGCTCCCTCTAATGTCATAGCCAGAGTATCACTAACTAGATTAAACAGTAGTGGGGATAGGGGATCTCCCTAACGGAGCCCCTTAAATGTTCTGAAGTATTCACTTGGTTTGCCGTTGATATTTATACCCACTCTGCCCCCTCAATAATTTGCTTAATCCACGCAATCCACTTCTCAGGGAACCTTTTTCTTTCCAAGACTTCGATCATAAAGTTCCAGTTCACCTTATCGTAGGCTTTCTCAAAATCCAGTTTCAAAATAACACCACTCTGCTTTCTCACTCTAAGCTCATGTAGAACCTCACGAAGAATGACAACACCATCTAGGATGTATCTCCAAGGAATAAAATCCGTTTGCGTTGCACTTACAATCTTTTCTGCCAAGGGATTTAATCTCATAGTGAGAACTTTAGTAAGTAAATTGTAGTCCACATTGAGAAGGCAAATCGGCCTGTATTGTTTAATGTTGTTCGCCTCTTTCATTTTTGGAATGAGGGAAATCAAATCATAGTTGAGCCTGCTGAGATTTAGATTCCCATCATGGAAATGGTTGAACATTTCCAGCATTGTATCCCTGATTTCTGCCCAAGACTCTTCATAGAAGCTGACAGAAAGGCCgtccgtgtggcagaaccaacctgaattatacccgctcaagtacgcgagtccacttccgagggctccaacgtgcttcaaacggtataatcccttggcctgtcgggtaacgtcccgataaaccaccgatacataggatcaaataaggttacctcacacgaaggtgagtccaaagatacaatcaccatcacattttacataacagggaattacattacaagagtttataaaagtagtacaaagtttcaaacttagagaaaacaatacaaactgataaagttatggtttttagcagcggtaaacatacgcgatgatctacagcacatcgtcaagacggatgtcatgctaagcccgggcacgacatcactcgatatcaccagtgctggccgaggacggatcccattccacggaccaatgatctggaagagcacaggaccaggcaaggaaagagtagggtcttcacagatatcacctgaaaaacatacaactagcaaggctgagtatactaatactcagcaaggcttacccgtctcatggtatacttagccatgtaactagacttatgaaggcttttagctttgggtagtgttttcagctgaaaagcaataaagagtagatccttactttcaacttttagctttcaggttctagtggattaaccattctaggtaagcacctataactactcaaacatggtagaatctttaaccaaacatcatctttcataatcacaaagttgctcttgttactctatgtgataaagggggtaagcagtctcattcatcgtgagaggcggacgattcctgaatcgagatttaatccttgcaaggtaaacctaatacacacgcttggaacaccacagagtcgttccgaagcaaccgtttgcctttcattccgactcgtggatcagggccaccacaagcgactgcaggtcatacgcacttccaaagtgcaggacgtacgtctgtagcgcgactacaaaacccgtactcctggttgcccagcaacacgtatgcctacacgtcgaacaaagtaaccaaaagaagcaaatacatgtggtggggggtatgtccactcctcgggccgatcggttactaggcttaccgcttaccatatttcacggcatgtggctagtactttcaaacgcttaaccaccgctaccacacactgcgaccttatcaaattccatcaatacagacggggtatcatcttgaccatgatacctcacaactcccgtccgtcatccttatagtgataacaggaatgtaaacattacaactcctatatcgcgcgagtgacaggaaatcactcgacttctaccggtcctataagcagagcagctattcggactcaagttctagtgttcaatacataggtttcggaaattatgcaactaaggtttccaaccaactcctaagaacttaatgcataaagatatacataaatagtataggttgcagtgtaataaagtaggggttatgtccggggcttgcctttactggtggggctgaagtcagtaaagttaagatcttctgagctttggttcagggcttcagataattccacgacgaagttcccggggtcttcagaataacttccttctggttccgggattagttggtaatttccgtcggcgagagtggtcgaatctatatgatatgcaagatggagtttaatgaatgcatacactttcatttcaattcacgataaagttgcaatccaaataaaggaacattacatttcgacaaacaacctaactaccctgcactgggcagtcatttatcgagtattaactaaactaactagtctcgttaggcaacaggggggtttaccctaaacatccatactaacttcattaggtagcatgtttgattatctaattggttggtgtataggtcttggtcttaaccgatgaggatgcatccggtttagctgactgatgtgctttggtcgtgcctaacagaggcgtgtctactgtgcgatcttactgatccaaagttgtgtactttggtctggataGCTGATTGACAGGTGTACTGGTTttctgattgatcgatgaaaacatcgatcactttaacagagggatgtttcctaaagcggctgtgtcctaattaatctgtgtgagcattggcgtacttaactgatcgcgtgcgtatcagcatagctgatccatgctttagcaaaactagtcgatcggtgatttgaccttctagccgatttagtgtatcggcacatttgccaatttatacatcgggtagaactagtcgagtgatgtattgacatagctagttgactaatacGAGTAACTAGCcaatggtgtattgatagactagtcgaactatgtatccgtacggtctgtgcctcagcgtattcagccgattggtgaatcagctgggtagccggttttcatccttaatgttctcctacatctattggggtacatcagccgtgtagctgattgtcctattatgcactaactgtgccttattgagatgcgcttaagtgttaacctagataaataggtgtggttgcatcgacttgatcacgtcagtacaacaatcaattgtcatacagccgatggggttatctaagttagacctatttcaagaattaggtgtaacagaacactaatattaaactagattggtgagaccataagtgcggagttagagtAAAGAGGACGTGGTTGATAGGTTGGTGCCGATGGCGATGTGTTCTACAGGGGTGCAGCTGATGGaggtgtggttgagggtatatgactgataagcatatagccgatctctcagccgataaatcggctgataacagtgtgcggataaagataggaaaactaaggattgaccggccatatttgaccgctatggaaaacaactggaattggcttagatcagtggataacagagctctaagatcgtgtgtgtatctccgatacgtcgactatgtgcagccgatatgtTATCAAAATCGGAtagctagtcgatctgtgaacatcagcatgttagccgatcagagtatgtaactatttgattgtgcattggtaaactaatTGAGAGTGTGAACATTGGCCGAGCTAATAGGTGCGCATGCgtttagatttgtgaatcggcttAAGTAGCCGGTttcctatgctgtactggctgtgcttagccgataaaaacgttctctattggatgtgcctatccgactcttgactggagtgttaatcggagtaatcagtgtttaagtggttcgatgatatcagcaaacaaccgattga
Coding sequences within it:
- the LOC112876201 gene encoding defensin-like protein CAL1, producing MALSRSMAAPVVFVVLLLVATETVTARVVADETHCLSQSHTFKGMCFSSENCASVCKSENFPSGECKMHGATRKCFCKVVC